The following nucleotide sequence is from Zea mays cultivar B73 chromosome 1, Zm-B73-REFERENCE-NAM-5.0, whole genome shotgun sequence.
CTGTTGCTGTCCTACACTTGGGTCTATCCATCTTTCTGAAACCGAAGTTGACAAATGCACTCTTGATACATGACGGATTTATAACTTCCTAAGCTTACCAGATgcagaattcaaatttgaaaaaaCAGATTTTTTTTGTCTGATTCACCTTGAATATTGCCTGTCTGCAGCAGCTGCAATAACTAGCCTAGTGACTTTATGCAAGACGACGAGTTCAACCAGACCGGCCACAACGTCGTCCTTCTCAAAAACTAGTTTCTCACATTTGACCTGAATTCACAGAACATGGGGACCTATCAGCCATCCTGTTCGGTTTTGGAACTCGATGCTAACTGTTAAATTGGTAACTGCTCGCCAAAACCATCTGAAGAAGGTAAATGTAAAATAGCACCTTCATTTTTGAGCACTGGCGAACATAACCGTCTAGCTGTTTGTCCACCCTCTCATGCTCAATCCTTCTGAACAGTTTCACTTGCTCGGGGCTCAGTTTACTAGAGTGGAACTTGACCCCCACTGACATAAAAAGATAGGATCAATAAAACCATCTAACCACAGCAGCATATGTAAAAAAAGCATATGTAATAAGATGAAGAAGCACGTACTCACTGGAATCATCTGTGGCGGGACATGCACATGTGCGATCACAACCGTGgttctgccgccgccgccgccgccgaaacGGTCGAGAGCCCACGCCAGCGTGGACTGCCCCGCCTTCACCTCCGCCGGCAGCGCGACGAACACCTTATCCACCACCGCTGCCGCCATCTTCTTCGCAAAGAGTTCGCCGTGAAGAGCCTCGGTTTAGAAGAGCTCCTCCTTGTCGTCCGGTGGCATAAGGAACACGCAGACGTTGGACTTGTATAAGATAGTACAACACAAGAGACTTTGGACGCGGGACAGCGACACCGTGCGAGGTCGCGAGGAGGGAGGAAGCCAACGGCACGCGACAGCGACGTACAGAGAGACAAGGAGGAAGTTCCCAGGCTACCAGCACAGCAGTTCTTTAGCTCAGTGTGAGCGCCTGTCGCATCAGACAAATTTTCGTTTGTTTCGTAACGCCTTGAGCAGTTGACTGACTTAACAGTCACCCACGCGATGTTTTGCTTTGGTCCAAGTTTCAACTGACTGGGAGCAAAGCACACGGCATGAGGTTTGAGCATCTTAAATTTTTAATGTAGACAAAATGTTGAATTACATCTAGTATCAAAATATTGAATTACATACATATTAAATTATTAATGTAGAATATCAAAATTTAAATCTTGTATAGCGTTTAACACCTGGGGAAGATTTGGCTACATATGCCCGATAAGTGATAACAAAAGCAGAGTCTCAGGCTCCCAGCAACATTGATAAGGGAGCAATCATGCAGACAATGGGCAATTCAATATCACTCAAATTTCAATACAGAATATTCAACCAATTCAATGCTGGTGGTGCTGTACTGGGATATCAGTAGTTCAGATACCGTgtggttttgttttttttttttttggacgTAGCATAAACCTAGTTTTGTTTTAACCGGAAGGTGGCAGGTGCAGACTAAACATACACAGCCATGCACTAGAACGGTAGAACCCAACGACCCATTCTTGAGCTTATATTAAACATAAAGGCTTGCAGCTCACTTAAAATGCAGCATAGAAGGTACACCGTCACTAGAACTTATTTCATGAGATTCTTTAAGCATGCAGAAGTAGGAACAAAATAAAAGCTAACTGGAGGTTCAGGAGCTGAAAGCTCTGTCTAAGATCAGAATATATCCCTGTTGAGTATTGAAGTTGGCTGCCGTAAGGAGGATGTTGTTGTAGTAGATGTGAAAAAGTCAGATGAATAATCAACAATAATAGGGAAGAAATATTTTCATTGGAAATTTCGTAGCATTCTTTGCAACACTGTCACATCACCAAAAGTGCTTTGAAACTACGGATAAAACAAATATCTCTCAATGCAATATTTCGTTTCACTATTTTATAGACTAACATACCAAATAAATATCACAACTCAATAGCCAATAAAAAATAGTAAAATATATGAAGATAAAAATAAATCAGTTTTAATGAAAGTTTCGTACGGTTTTTAAGACCTTGAAATCGAGTTAACATGGTTCTATCTCCATACAACTAATTTCATCATATAAAACTCAATCCTCTTAAATACTATTAGTTGTATGGAGATGAAACCATGTTAACTCGATTTCATCATATAAAACTCAATCCTCTTAAAACTCAATCGAGTATGTCATATCATTAATTTTTTTGTGACACACTATTAGTATATCCATGAAACCACCGTTGTGAATAGCGGTACGCCGCTACGACAGTGTAACTGAATAGCTGATAAAGCACCCATGGGTTACCTAAACGGCTAAACCCTAGACTAGCCACTCCAATTCCGACGTGTCGATAACAAAGAGCACCAGGAGAGTACGAGTGGGGGTGCCGGCGTCCGGCGTCCGTATGTAACAAACTAACAACGACATCGATGATTCATCAACTATGGTTAAGGTTGGATGTTGGATGGCTCGGTCCCAAGCCACCTCAGCCACGAACGGGGCAAAGCGCGAGGCTCGTGGGCCTATTTGCCAAAAAACCATGTGGATAAAACCTTTTGGGCTGCTGGGTTTACTTGGCGTGTTGGCGTCTCTCATCCACTGACTACTCGGCCCGACCAATTATGGACCCCACCCGTTCGGCAACCTACACAGCTACACGTCATTGTATTGTATCGATCATTATCCGTGCAACCAGCCAATGAGCCAACCACCCATTCCACCACCCTGCAATTCCAGTCCGATTTGGACATTGTCTTCGTCTCCTTCATCCCCTGCCCACCTGTTCTgctctgccgccgccgccgctgccgctccCGCTGCCGCAGGAACCCTAGACCACGCTGAGCAACCCCCGGCCTACACGGCGTAGCTTTGCAGGAAATGGAATACGGCGCCGTCCTCGCCGCCGCGCCGCTCGTCGCACGGCCGAACTGGCTCCTCCTCTCGCCGCCGCCACTGGCGCCGTCTATTCAGGTCGTGCTGTACTGTTGTTAGCTTTGTGTTTGCCTGTTTGGTGCGGGACACGTTTCTGGTGTGGAAGCGTGGAATCTGGTGAGGTAATTGACCGGGAATGGGAGGAGGGGACTGGGGAATCTCGGTACGAGGGGAATCCGAGGTGTTAAATCATCGAAGTGGTGAGTACTTTTACGCCCACGCGTTTAATATTCTAAGCTGCAATGCTTTTTTTTTGCTCGTGCAGATTCAGAATCGTCTTTATTCGATCTCGTCATTCCCACTAAAGGCTGGACCTGTAAGGGCATGCAGAGCTTTAGCAAGCAACTACACGTATGACATTTCCATTATAGTTATAGCATGCCTGGTTGGCATTTACCTGTCATTGATACTTTCTTGCACCGAATTGTCCACGGTTGTATCCATGTCCTCGATCTAGTTACGATCTTCTGATGTCATGGCACTTACTGCTTAGCAGGCAAACATCTGAAACAGTTGATTTGGACTGGGAGAACCTGGGTTTTGGGATTGTGCAAACTGATTATATGTATATTGCTAAGTGCGGGACAGACGGGAATTTTTCTGAGGGTGAAATGGTGCCTTTTGGACCTATAGCGCTGAGTCCATCTTCTGGAGTCCTAAATTATGGACAGGTTAGTAGGATGTATAGATTCTTTGTTTCATATATTCTGTGGTAGATCAGATTAACTGAAAACAGAGTACTTTTGAAGGCATAAATACTCCTATTTTTTGCGGTAAAATGACGTTGAGTCTGATTTGTAGGGATTGTTTGAGGGCCTAAAGGCGTATAAGAAAACTGATGGATCCATCCTATTATTTCGCCCAGAGGAAAATGCTGAGAGGATGCGGACAGGTGCTGAGAGGATGTGCATGCCTGCACCCTCTGTCGAGCAGTTTATTGATGCAGTAAAACAAACCGTTCTTGCAAATAAGAGATGGGTAAATTCACTGGATTGATACAAAGTTAGGGTACTTTTGTAGTGCTATACCCATTACTTATGATCATGATTTAATTGGTCATTAAATATCTTATGCTTCCAGATTCCTCCTACTGGTAAAGGTTCTCTGTATATTAGGCCCTTACTTATGGGAAGTGGGGCTGTTCTTGGTCTTGCACCTGCTCCTGAGTATACATTCATTATATTTGTCTCTCCTGTTGGAAACTACTTTAAGGTTGGTACTGGTTGTTTTAAAATTCTGTTTCCACTATTTTTGTAAAATACTTTTTAAAATAAATGACCATTAGATTATAAATTGACCTTTTTCCCCTATATATCATGTGCTATGTGCCCCATGGCCTTGTGCTGTGGAATTAAAGTTATGCTGCAACTAGAATTATGGTTATTGTTGTGCCGTTATTGGTTATGTTAAATCAGCCTATGGAGTTGTTGGATGTTGATGCGTGATGCGTCAAGATAAAAGTTATTTGTTGAATATATTCACTGGTGTCTGCAGGAAGGTTTAGCACCAATAAATTTGATAGTTGAAGACAAGTTCCATCGTGCTACTCCTGGTGGTACTGGGGGTGTGAAGACCATAGGAAATTATGCTTCGGTAATTCATCTATTCTACTTTGCTGCGCAAGTTATTGAAGCTACACCACTTAATTTCTGCAACGCTGCCCTGATACTGCTGTTGCCTATTTACATACTAATCTAGCTACTTTTTAGCTTCAAATATTCAAATTGCAAAAAAGCCAACAAGGTGATTGAATATAACGTGGCATAAGCACAATTCTTGAGAATACATCTTTTGTACCTTGCTACGAAATGGCAAAACTCGAAGCTAAGTATATGGTAAAAATGGAACAGTGACATGTAGATTTCCTGAAAATGAAGTGTTATATATGTTTATTTCTTACATAATAAGTGATTCATGCTAATGGATTTTAGACAAAAAGGTCTCCCCGCTTTATTTTATGAAAAAACAAAGCCAATATTATCCATGTGATTTAGTGGGTTCGAATGTGTGCCTGCCAAACTGATCACATTCCAATACGAGTTACTATCTGAGTTTATAAGTTCATTCTCGGATTGTGACTGCTTATGCGTTCACACATCTACCCAGGGTCGGTACAGCTTGCCGGTTGTTGACTAGTCTGGCCAGCTTGTATGCACTTGCCTCATCTCCGCCATAGCTGGTACCCAACCAACTCTGATTGGTGTCTTCAGTATCTCCTCTGACCTCAACACTTCCTCCATGCCTGGGACATCTTTCTGTTTG
It contains:
- the LOC100191754 gene encoding Branched-chain amino acid aminotransferase 2, chloroplastic-like → MEYGAVLAAAPLVARPNWLLLSPPPLAPSIQIQNRLYSISSFPLKAGPVRACRALASNYTQTSETVDLDWENLGFGIVQTDYMYIAKCGTDGNFSEGEMVPFGPIALSPSSGVLNYGQGLFEGLKAYKKTDGSILLFRPEENAERMRTGAERMCMPAPSVEQFIDAVKQTVLANKRWIPPTGKGSLYIRPLLMGSGAVLGLAPAPEYTFIIFVSPVGNYFKEGLAPINLIVEDKFHRATPGGTGGVKTIGNYASVLMAQKIAKEKGYSDVLYLDAVHKKYLEEVSSCNVFVVKDNVISTPAIKGTILPGITRKSIIDVALSKGFQVEERLVSVDELLDADEVFCTGTAVVVSPVGSITYQGKRVEYGHQGVGVVSQQLYTSLTSLQMGQTEDWMGWTVQLN